A genomic region of Bacteroidales bacterium contains the following coding sequences:
- a CDS encoding patatin-like phospholipase family protein — protein sequence MPAKNIENAKVHLVLGSGGARGIAHIGVINELKRLNCEIVSVSGCSMGAVVGGIYCTGKLDQFTEWLLTLRKKDVLSLMDFTLSSAGLMKGKKILQVIEDLIGTYNIEELDIPFTAVATDLSNRKEVHYETGNLYKAIRASIGIPTIFTPLIDGDKLLIDGGIVNPVPLSIVKKNSDDEIVIAVNLCAKLKTNPFRMKKNEPLINTKYFGFYKNTKNVISSDWLKRNDIEPQLEVPNVISVLSQSIDLMQEQIIHETVNAYKPDVLVNIRRDFVRTMDFHLGDKLIKEGVRAFTDALSTTDINENEKED from the coding sequence ATGCCGGCTAAAAACATAGAAAATGCCAAAGTACACCTGGTTTTGGGTAGCGGAGGAGCAAGAGGTATCGCCCACATTGGAGTAATAAACGAATTGAAACGCCTGAACTGCGAAATTGTCAGTGTTTCAGGTTGCTCGATGGGCGCGGTTGTGGGTGGAATTTATTGCACGGGAAAATTGGACCAGTTTACCGAGTGGCTGTTGACGTTAAGGAAAAAAGACGTTTTATCGCTGATGGATTTCACATTATCGAGCGCAGGGTTGATGAAAGGCAAAAAAATATTGCAGGTAATCGAAGATCTTATCGGCACATACAATATCGAAGAACTGGATATTCCCTTTACGGCAGTTGCCACCGATTTATCGAACAGGAAAGAAGTGCACTACGAAACAGGAAATCTGTACAAGGCAATAAGGGCGTCTATCGGCATCCCGACGATCTTTACACCATTGATAGACGGCGATAAACTGCTGATAGACGGCGGAATTGTAAACCCGGTGCCGCTCTCAATCGTAAAAAAGAATAGCGACGACGAAATCGTTATTGCCGTTAATTTGTGTGCAAAGCTTAAAACCAATCCATTCCGCATGAAAAAGAATGAACCTCTTATCAACACCAAATATTTCGGATTTTATAAAAATACAAAGAACGTAATATCTTCAGATTGGTTGAAACGTAACGACATAGAGCCACAACTCGAAGTTCCGAATGTCATCAGTGTCCTGTCTCAGAGTATCGACCTGATGCAGGAGCAGATCATCCACGAAACAGTCAATGCTTACAAGCCCGACGTGTTGGTAAACATCAGGCGTGATTTTGTCAGAACAATGGATTTTCATCTGGGAGACAAACTGATAAAAGAAGGTGTCAGGGCTTTTACCGATGCGCTATCAACCACTGATATCAACGAAAATGAGAAAGAAGACTGA
- a CDS encoding IS1595 family transposase, which produces MVDIKSFNSLLDLLDALPDERSCIEYLENLRWKDGVVSPFDRTSKVYKLSNHKYMCKNTQNKFNVKTSTIFENTKLPLRKWFTAIWLILSNKKGISSLQLAKNINVTQKTAWLLLQKIRFCMDCKNTNRLSVEVEADETYIGGKSKNRHANKKVKGSQGRSSKCKTPVLGMVQRKGDVVAMVVKNTSMAELTP; this is translated from the coding sequence ATGGTAGATATAAAATCCTTCAATTCATTATTAGATCTTTTAGATGCACTTCCTGATGAACGTTCATGTATTGAGTATTTAGAAAATCTTCGTTGGAAAGATGGTGTTGTATCACCATTTGACCGTACATCTAAAGTGTATAAATTGAGTAACCATAAGTATATGTGTAAGAACACCCAAAATAAATTCAATGTAAAGACATCAACCATATTTGAGAACACCAAACTTCCTCTAAGAAAATGGTTCACCGCCATATGGTTGATACTTTCCAATAAGAAAGGTATTTCATCACTGCAACTAGCAAAGAATATAAACGTGACCCAAAAAACGGCATGGTTATTACTTCAAAAGATACGTTTCTGTATGGATTGCAAAAACACAAATAGGTTAAGTGTTGAGGTTGAGGCAGATGAGACGTATATTGGTGGCAAAAGCAAGAACCGCCATGCAAATAAGAAAGTTAAAGGTTCTCAAGGTCGTTCTTCTAAATGCAAGACACCAGTACTGGGAATGGTACAAAGAAAGGGTGATGTTGTGGCGATGGTTGTTAAGAACACATCTATGGCGGAACTGACACCT
- a CDS encoding PorT family protein: MKNLKLLVLGLFLSNLTFGQVVKIQTGTTFSKLDWVIGNSAFALFNETLVGYSIFAGMDYFEKKYFNLSSNLGFIQKGGKETHSLRNESGDFLKKTINAKLDYITINTVLDIKYPIKNNISPFISFGPRFDYLINYDEVFDGLNEMDALKKYSIGLILGGGLKYDLSKIQIGLRADYYLNFHKITDIPTQLPENLGCKINDKTVILNLIIGFRL, translated from the coding sequence ATGAAAAATCTAAAACTATTAGTATTGGGATTATTTCTATCAAATCTTACTTTTGGACAAGTAGTGAAAATCCAAACAGGAACAACATTTTCAAAACTCGATTGGGTAATTGGTAATTCTGCATTTGCACTTTTCAATGAAACATTGGTAGGCTATTCAATCTTTGCAGGCATGGATTATTTTGAAAAGAAATATTTCAATCTGTCGAGTAATTTAGGATTTATACAAAAGGGTGGTAAAGAAACACACTCTTTAAGAAATGAATCCGGAGATTTTTTAAAAAAAACAATCAATGCAAAATTGGATTACATCACAATAAATACAGTATTGGATATAAAGTATCCGATTAAGAATAACATATCTCCTTTTATCAGTTTTGGTCCTCGATTTGATTACTTGATAAACTATGATGAAGTATTTGATGGACTAAATGAAATGGATGCCTTAAAGAAATATAGCATAGGGCTGATTTTGGGCGGAGGACTTAAATATGATTTATCAAAAATTCAAATTGGGCTTCGAGCTGATTATTACCTGAATTTTCATAAAATAACTGATATTCCAACACAACTACCAGAGAACTTAGGGTGTAAAATAAATGATAAGACAGTAATTTTAAATTTGATAATTGGCTTTAGATTATGA